A stretch of Rhinoderma darwinii isolate aRhiDar2 chromosome 4, aRhiDar2.hap1, whole genome shotgun sequence DNA encodes these proteins:
- the DDX1 gene encoding ATP-dependent RNA helicase DDX1 isoform X2 encodes MGVMPEIAQAVEEMDWLLPTDIQAESIPLILGGGDVLMAAETGSGKTGAFCIPVIQIVYETLKDQQEGKKGKTSIKTGSSVLNKWQMNPYDRGSAFAIGSDGLCCQSREVKEWHGCRSTRGVNKGKYYYEVSCHDQGLCRVGWSSLQASLDLGTDKFGFGFGGTGKKSHNKQFDNYGEEYTMHDTIGCYVDIDNARVKYSKNGKDLGHAFDIPSHLKNQALFVSCVLKNAELKFNFGEEEFKFPPKDEFVALCKASDGHVVKSQNTGSAQVAQTKNAPNAPKSLIIEPSRELAEQTLNNVKQFKKYVDNPKLRELLIIGGVAAKDQLAVLETGVDIVVGTPGRIDDLISTGKLSLSQVRFLVLDEADGLLTQGYSDFINRIHQQIPQVTSDGKRLQVIVCSATLHSFDVKKLSEKIMHFPTWVDLKGEDSVPETVHHVVVTVNPKKDKQWERLGKNHIRTDGVHDKDNTRPGGSSAETMSEAIKVLKGEYILHAIKEHNMDQAIIFCRTKLDCDNLEQYFIQHGGGPDRKGHQYSCVCLHSDRKPHERKQNLERFKKSDVRFLVCTDVAARGIDIRGVPYVINVTLPDEKQNYVHRIGRVGRAERMGLAISLVATEKEKVWYHVCSSRGKGCYNTRLKEDGGCTIWYNELQLLSEIEEHLTCTISQVEPDMKVAQDEFDGKVTYGQRRAAGGGLYRGHVEILAPTVQELASLEKEAQTSFLHLGYLQNQLFRSF; translated from the exons ATGGGTGTGATGCCGGAGATTGCTCAGGCCGTGGAGGAGATGGATTGGCT TCTGCCCACTGACATCCAGGCGGAGTCCATACCCTTGATCCTGGGCGGAGGCGACGTGCTCATG GCTGCAGAGACCGGAAGTGGGAAAACTGGG gctttcTGTATACCGGTCATCCAAATTGTGTATGAAACTTTGAAGGAtcaacaagaaggcaagaaaggcaaAACCTCAATAAAGACTGGAAGCTCAG TGCTAAATAAATGGCAGATGAATCCGTATGACAGAGGATCAGCCTTTG CTATTGGATCTGACGGCCTTTGTTGTCAGAGCAGAGAGGTGAAGGAATGGCACGGTTGCAGGTCAACCCGAGGAGTCAATAAAG GAAAATATTACTACGAGGTGTCCTGCCATGACCAGGGATTGTGTAGAGTGGGTTGGTCTTCTCTTCAGGCCTCCTTAGATCTTG gAACAGACAAGTTTGGCTTTGGTTTTGGAGGAACTGGGAAGAAATCCCACAACAAGCAGTTTGATAATTATGGAGAG GAATATACAATGCATGACACGATCGGCTGTTATGTGGACATAGACAACGCTCGTGTGAAATATTCTAAAAATG gCAAGGACCTTGGACATGCGTTTGACATCCCTTCTCATTTAAAGAACCAGGCATTGTTTGTATCGTGTGTTTTGAAG AATGCTGAACTGAAGTTTAACTTTGGAGAGGAGGAGTTTAAGTTTCCTCCTAAGGACGAGTTTGTCGCTCTATGCAAGGCCTCAGACGGCCACGTGGTGAAGTCACAAAACACTG gaagtgCGCAGGTGGCACAAACCAAGAATGCACCAAATGCCCCAAAATCTCTTATTATTGAACCATCCAGAGAGTTGGCAGAACAGACTCTGAACAATGTGAAACAGTTCAAAAAATATGTGGATAATCCAAAGCTAAG GGAACTGCTCATCATTGGTGGAGTAGCTGCAAAGGACCAGCTCGCTGTTCTAGAGACTGGA GTTGATATAGTGGTGGGGACACCGGGCAGAATTGATGACCTTATTTCAACAGGGAAACTAAGTCTGTCACAAGTGCGGTTCCTGGTACTAGATGAAGCT GATGGACTGCTGACCCAGGGATATTCAGACTTCATCAATAGAATTCATCAGCAAATCCCACAGGTCACCTCGGATGGGAAACGATTACAG gtgATTGTGTGTTCAGCCACCCTTCATTCCTTTGATGTGAAGAAGCTGTCAGAGAAGATTATGCACTTTCCTACATGGGTGGACTTGAAAGGAGAAGATTCAGTCCCTGAAACTGTACATCATGTGGTTGTCACCGTAAACCCCAAGAAAGATAAACAGTGGGAGCGACTTGGCAAAAACCATATTCGA ACAGATGGTGTACACGATAAAGATAACACTAGGCCCGGTGGGAGCTCTGCAG AAACCATGTCAGAAGCTATAAAAGTCCTGAAGGGCGAGTACATTCTGCACGCCATCAAGGAGCACAACATGGATCAAGCCATTATATTCTGCCGGACTAAGCTGGACTGTGATAATCTGGAGCAATACTTTATACAGCATGGGGGAG GACCTGACCGAAAAGGACATCAGTACTCGTGTGTCTGTCTTCACAGTGACCGGAAGCCGCATGAGAGAAAACAGAATCTGGAAAGATTTAAG AAAAGCGATGTTCGGTTCTTGGTCTGTACCGATGTGGCTGCCAGAGGGATCGATATCCGTGGCGTCCCTTATG TTATTAATGTAACCCTTCCAGATGAGAAGCAGAACTACGTCCACCGCATTGGTAGAGTGGGCAGAGCTGAGAG AATGGGATTAGCAATTTCTCTGGTTGCAACGGAAAAAGAAAAG GTTTGGTATCACGTTTGCAGCAGTCGTGGTAAAGGTTGTTACAACACCCGGCTGAAGGAGGATGGCGGCTGCACCATCTGGTACAATGAGTTGCAG CTGCTGTCAGAAATTGAGGAGCACTTGACCTGCACTATATCCCAAGTGGAGCCTGATATGAAGGTGGCCCAGGATGAGTTTGATGGAAAAGTGACCTATGGACAAAGGAGGGCTGCTGGGG GTGGGCTCTATAGAGGACATGTCGAAATCTTGGCACCCACTGTACAGGAATTGGCTTCTCTAGAGAAAGAAGCCCAGACGTCCTTCTTGCACCTGGGATATCTGCAGAACCAGCTCTTCAGAAGCTTCTAG
- the DDX1 gene encoding ATP-dependent RNA helicase DDX1 isoform X1 — translation MAAFSEMGVMPEIAQAVEEMDWLLPTDIQAESIPLILGGGDVLMAAETGSGKTGAFCIPVIQIVYETLKDQQEGKKGKTSIKTGSSVLNKWQMNPYDRGSAFAIGSDGLCCQSREVKEWHGCRSTRGVNKGKYYYEVSCHDQGLCRVGWSSLQASLDLGTDKFGFGFGGTGKKSHNKQFDNYGEEYTMHDTIGCYVDIDNARVKYSKNGKDLGHAFDIPSHLKNQALFVSCVLKNAELKFNFGEEEFKFPPKDEFVALCKASDGHVVKSQNTGSAQVAQTKNAPNAPKSLIIEPSRELAEQTLNNVKQFKKYVDNPKLRELLIIGGVAAKDQLAVLETGVDIVVGTPGRIDDLISTGKLSLSQVRFLVLDEADGLLTQGYSDFINRIHQQIPQVTSDGKRLQVIVCSATLHSFDVKKLSEKIMHFPTWVDLKGEDSVPETVHHVVVTVNPKKDKQWERLGKNHIRTDGVHDKDNTRPGGSSAETMSEAIKVLKGEYILHAIKEHNMDQAIIFCRTKLDCDNLEQYFIQHGGGPDRKGHQYSCVCLHSDRKPHERKQNLERFKKSDVRFLVCTDVAARGIDIRGVPYVINVTLPDEKQNYVHRIGRVGRAERMGLAISLVATEKEKVWYHVCSSRGKGCYNTRLKEDGGCTIWYNELQLLSEIEEHLTCTISQVEPDMKVAQDEFDGKVTYGQRRAAGGGLYRGHVEILAPTVQELASLEKEAQTSFLHLGYLQNQLFRSF, via the exons ATGGCGGCGTTTTCAG AAATGGGTGTGATGCCGGAGATTGCTCAGGCCGTGGAGGAGATGGATTGGCT TCTGCCCACTGACATCCAGGCGGAGTCCATACCCTTGATCCTGGGCGGAGGCGACGTGCTCATG GCTGCAGAGACCGGAAGTGGGAAAACTGGG gctttcTGTATACCGGTCATCCAAATTGTGTATGAAACTTTGAAGGAtcaacaagaaggcaagaaaggcaaAACCTCAATAAAGACTGGAAGCTCAG TGCTAAATAAATGGCAGATGAATCCGTATGACAGAGGATCAGCCTTTG CTATTGGATCTGACGGCCTTTGTTGTCAGAGCAGAGAGGTGAAGGAATGGCACGGTTGCAGGTCAACCCGAGGAGTCAATAAAG GAAAATATTACTACGAGGTGTCCTGCCATGACCAGGGATTGTGTAGAGTGGGTTGGTCTTCTCTTCAGGCCTCCTTAGATCTTG gAACAGACAAGTTTGGCTTTGGTTTTGGAGGAACTGGGAAGAAATCCCACAACAAGCAGTTTGATAATTATGGAGAG GAATATACAATGCATGACACGATCGGCTGTTATGTGGACATAGACAACGCTCGTGTGAAATATTCTAAAAATG gCAAGGACCTTGGACATGCGTTTGACATCCCTTCTCATTTAAAGAACCAGGCATTGTTTGTATCGTGTGTTTTGAAG AATGCTGAACTGAAGTTTAACTTTGGAGAGGAGGAGTTTAAGTTTCCTCCTAAGGACGAGTTTGTCGCTCTATGCAAGGCCTCAGACGGCCACGTGGTGAAGTCACAAAACACTG gaagtgCGCAGGTGGCACAAACCAAGAATGCACCAAATGCCCCAAAATCTCTTATTATTGAACCATCCAGAGAGTTGGCAGAACAGACTCTGAACAATGTGAAACAGTTCAAAAAATATGTGGATAATCCAAAGCTAAG GGAACTGCTCATCATTGGTGGAGTAGCTGCAAAGGACCAGCTCGCTGTTCTAGAGACTGGA GTTGATATAGTGGTGGGGACACCGGGCAGAATTGATGACCTTATTTCAACAGGGAAACTAAGTCTGTCACAAGTGCGGTTCCTGGTACTAGATGAAGCT GATGGACTGCTGACCCAGGGATATTCAGACTTCATCAATAGAATTCATCAGCAAATCCCACAGGTCACCTCGGATGGGAAACGATTACAG gtgATTGTGTGTTCAGCCACCCTTCATTCCTTTGATGTGAAGAAGCTGTCAGAGAAGATTATGCACTTTCCTACATGGGTGGACTTGAAAGGAGAAGATTCAGTCCCTGAAACTGTACATCATGTGGTTGTCACCGTAAACCCCAAGAAAGATAAACAGTGGGAGCGACTTGGCAAAAACCATATTCGA ACAGATGGTGTACACGATAAAGATAACACTAGGCCCGGTGGGAGCTCTGCAG AAACCATGTCAGAAGCTATAAAAGTCCTGAAGGGCGAGTACATTCTGCACGCCATCAAGGAGCACAACATGGATCAAGCCATTATATTCTGCCGGACTAAGCTGGACTGTGATAATCTGGAGCAATACTTTATACAGCATGGGGGAG GACCTGACCGAAAAGGACATCAGTACTCGTGTGTCTGTCTTCACAGTGACCGGAAGCCGCATGAGAGAAAACAGAATCTGGAAAGATTTAAG AAAAGCGATGTTCGGTTCTTGGTCTGTACCGATGTGGCTGCCAGAGGGATCGATATCCGTGGCGTCCCTTATG TTATTAATGTAACCCTTCCAGATGAGAAGCAGAACTACGTCCACCGCATTGGTAGAGTGGGCAGAGCTGAGAG AATGGGATTAGCAATTTCTCTGGTTGCAACGGAAAAAGAAAAG GTTTGGTATCACGTTTGCAGCAGTCGTGGTAAAGGTTGTTACAACACCCGGCTGAAGGAGGATGGCGGCTGCACCATCTGGTACAATGAGTTGCAG CTGCTGTCAGAAATTGAGGAGCACTTGACCTGCACTATATCCCAAGTGGAGCCTGATATGAAGGTGGCCCAGGATGAGTTTGATGGAAAAGTGACCTATGGACAAAGGAGGGCTGCTGGGG GTGGGCTCTATAGAGGACATGTCGAAATCTTGGCACCCACTGTACAGGAATTGGCTTCTCTAGAGAAAGAAGCCCAGACGTCCTTCTTGCACCTGGGATATCTGCAGAACCAGCTCTTCAGAAGCTTCTAG